In Scylla paramamosain isolate STU-SP2022 chromosome 1, ASM3559412v1, whole genome shotgun sequence, one DNA window encodes the following:
- the LOC135096513 gene encoding pinin-like, producing MAGVSGVSLVNTIQSEIERARQDLKGVDENLRRLTGRDFNDPNQRPDLRRVRLASGSRDDEPPAKRRPPGGVFARLGAVVLDQQHPEPRGDLRNELRGDHRGIDRGDPHTELRSEKPRGRRVQEVMDTEDKLPKPSLASSVARPVPDSKSRSEAAAELTKDRASRDRNRRMFGALLGTLKRFKNDEAKQKDKEEQRAAIERKLEEKGRAEKEELRRERLELFNQRKERQAQIRRLTIKMARVKEHEVWEAHQMKLAKFIRTESSPAIFWVPRLHNARTTGLVRTTHDKITGELEQDRLRMKEELDEILGSRGEDREGADLVEEEEETFVHRGLRSQVAKQGEGGGNDPLDNCPDLLDYEAEEGELVYDEADLSGKDDNDDTERMVVQVDGRGEGGRKVEIVASQPGEEDGEEGKSGGGLGNDSEKENEGRRKDRDRNREERHRERDSRKNRDKGREKDRNKDKEGESHKGKDRPSGKEKERVTARDSHKEVRKEGTKSKDSSEAHENESDLSATIVHIKIEKEDDTGITETTPVLKIIKEEKPDKAPASGKKTENSEVTVPAGGASPVAVAADGSATSTADIELPPPAAAVDPAQSPANSSKQPSISPTGAASQEHSVSPIPMNPSPPAKTVSEGDRDNAGESKSLQKDKDANIDLGIGDQTNPEPPSEKQQNLSSDTTVPDKQTSGMKDVGTKVPARAKLQKDDKRKSKRDKLKKKTDKRVVPGTKKNSGSSDESSSGSSESSSDSSESDSSDSDSSSSSSSDSGSSSDSESDSSFSSSSHSDSDSDREKRKRKRARRSRSDDSSSDSETEGKGKRRVKTFEKSKQLREDGKISKSKGREELHSDDDKAKKEVGKRDKFREGRKGKEREESRKSKETDKGRERDLELRKEKEVAKRGGSREKRDRNREQRKERSRSREDRRGGRKDRR from the exons ATGGCGGGGGTGTCGGGAGTGTCGCTCGTGAATACTATACAATCGGAAATAGAGCGTGCCAGGCAGGATTTAAAGGGTGTTGATGAAAACTTACGAAGGCTAACTGGCAGGGACTTCAATGACCCCAA tCAGCGGCCAGACCTGAGGAGGGTGCGTCTTGCGTCTGGCAGCAGGGATGATGAGCCGCCTGCCAAGCGACGTCCACCAGGTGGAGTGTTCGCAAG GCTAGGGGCAGTGGTATTGGATCAGCAACACCCAGAGCCCCGGGGAGACTTACGGAATGAACTGCGGGGAGACCACAGGGGAATTGACAGGGGAGATCCCCATACAGAGTTGCGATCAGAGAAACCCCGGGGAAGGCGAGTTCAGGAGGTGATGGACACGGAGGATAAGCTCCCAAAA cCCTCTTTGGCCTCGTCTGTTGCCCGTCCAGTGCCGGACAGCAAGTCCCGTTCAGAGGCTGCTGCAGAACTCACTAAGGATAGAGCCTCAAGGGACAG GAACCGGCGCATGTTTGGTGCTCTGCTTGGTACTCTCAAGCGCTTCAAGAATGATGAGGCTAAGCAGAAAGACAAG GAAGAGCAGCGTGCAGCTATAGAGAGAAAGCTTGAAGAAAAAGGGCgggcagagaaggaagagctgAGAAGAGAGCGGTTGGAGCTCTTCAATCAGAGGAAGGAGCGGCAGGCACAGATCCGACGCCTCACCATTAAGATGGCCCGTGTGAAGGAG CACGAGGTCTGGGAGGCGCACCAGATGAAGCTGGCAAAGTTCATCCGCACTGAATCCTCTCCTGCCATTTTCTGGGTACCCCGCCTACATAATGCACGCACCACTGGTCTTGTACGAACCACACACGACAAGATCACCG GGGAGCTGGAGCAAGATCGCCTGCGCATGAAGGAGGAGCTGGATGAGATCCTGGGATCCCGAGGAGAGGACCGGGAGGGAGCGGAtttggtggaggaagaagaggagacctTCGTTCACAGGGGGTTGCGCTCTCAGGTGGCCAagcagggggaggggggtggcaATGACCCTCTTGATAATTGTCCAG ATTTGTTAGATTACGAGGCGGAAGAGGGAGAGCTAGTGTATGATGAGGCAGACCTGTCAGGTAAGGATGACAACGACGACACCGAACGTATGGTGGTACAGGtggatgggaggggggaggggggtcgtAAGGTGGAGATAGTGGCCAGTCAGCCTggtgaggaggatggggaggaggggaagagtgggGGAGGACTGGGGAATGACagcgagaaagaaaatgagggcaGGCGCAAAGACAGAGATAGAAacagggaggagagacacagggaAAGAGACAGTAGGAAGAACagggataaagggagagagaaggataggaataAGGATAAAGAAGGGGAATCTCATAAGGGAAAGGATAGGCCttcagggaaagaaaaggagagggtaACAGCAAGGGATAGCCataaagaagtaagaaaggaaggaaccaAGTCCAAAGACAGTTCAGAGGCACATGAAAATGAGTCTGACTTATCAGCTACTATTGTTCATATTAAGattgaaaaagaggatgacactGGCATTACTGAAACTACACCAGTGCTTAAGATTatcaaagaagaaaaaccaGACAAAGCACCCGCTTcaggaaaaaagacagagaattCTGAGGTCACTGTACCTGCTGGTGGTGCTTCTCCTGTTGCTGTGGCTGCTGATGGCAGTGCTACCTCTACTGCAGACATTGAGCTTCCtccccctgctgctgctgttgaccCAGCTCAGTCCCCTGCTAACAGTTCTAAGCAGCCCTCCATTTCTCCTACTGGTGCTGCTTCTCAAGAACATTCAGTGTCTCCTATACCAATGAATCCATCACCACCTGCAAAGACAGTGTCAGAAGGTGACAGAGATAATGCAGGTGAGAGTAAGTCACTGCAGAAAGACAAGGATGCAAACATTGATTTGGGTATTGGTGACCAAACCAACCCAGAACCTCCTTCAGAAAAGCAGCAGAACCTGTCTAGTGATACCACAGTGCCTGACAAACAGACTAGTGGTATGAAAGATGTCGGCACAAAAGTCCCTGCCAGGGCAAAGTTACAAAAAGATgacaagaggaagagcaaaCGTGACAAACTtaagaaaaagacagataagAGAGTTGTACCAGGGACAAAGAAAAACTCTGGTTCCTCTGATGAgagcagtagtggtagcagtgagAGCAGTAGTGACAGCAGTGAGAGTGACAGCTCAGACTCTGAcagctcttcttcctcatcctctgaCTCTGGTTCCTCCTCAGATTCAGAAAGTGACTCAAGTTTTTCATCCAGCTCACATTCTGATTCTGACTCTGAccgtgagaaaagaaagaggaagagagcaagGAGGTCCAGAAGTGATGACAGCAGCAGTGACAGtgagacagaaggaaagggaaaaagaagagtaaagactTTTGAAAAGAGTAAGCAGctgagagaggatgggaagatTTCAAAAagcaaagggagggaagaacttCACAGTGATGATGACAAGGCCAAAAAGGAAGTGGGGAAAAGGGACAAatttagagaaggaaggaagggaaaggagagagaagaaagtcgaAAATCTAAGGAAAcagataagggaagggaaagggaccTGGAGCTccggaaggagaaggaagtggctaagaggggaggaagtagagagaagcgagacagaaacagagagcagaggaaggagagaagtaggaGCAGAGAAGACAGGCGGGGTGGCAGGAAAGACAGGCGATAG
- the LOC135096568 gene encoding ras-related protein Rab-7a, producing MASRKKILLKVIILGDSGVGKTSLMNQFVNKKFSNQYKATIGADFLTKEVMVDDRLVTMQIWDTAGQERFQSLGVAFYRGADCCVLCYDVTSPNSFKSLDSWRDEFLIQASPRDPDHFPFVVLGNKIDLENRAVSTKRAQQWCHSKNEVPYFETSAKEAINVELAFQTIARNALAQENEVELYNEFPDQIKLTNDNKEKHEACSC from the exons ATGGCATCCAGAAAGAAGATTCTACTGAAAGTTATTATTCTCGGAGACTCTGGGGTCGGGAAAACGTCTCTTATGAACCAGTTCGTCAATAAGAAGTTCAGCAACCAATATAAGGCTACCATTGGTGCTGATTTCCTCACCAAAGAAGTGATGGTGGATGACAGATTGGTCACAATGCAG ATATGGGACACTGCTGGCCAAGAGAGATTCCAGTCACTTGGGGTTGCCTTCTATCGAGGGGCAGACTGCTGTGTGCTCTGCTATGATGTCACTTCTCCCAACTCATTCAAGTCTTTAGACTCCTGGCGGGATGAATTTCTAATCCAAGCATCACCTCGTGACCCAGACCACTTCCCATTTGTCGTTCTCGGAAATAAAATTGACTTGGAAAATAGAgcg GTATCTACAAAACGAGCACAGCAGTGGTGTCACAGTAAAAATGAG GTTCCCTACTTTGAGACTAGTGCAAAAGAGGCCATCAACGTGGAGTTGGCCTTCCAAACCATTGCCCGGAATGCCTTGGCCCAGGAAAATGAGGTGGAGTTGTACAATGAATTCCCAGACCAGATCAAGCTGACTAATGATAACAAGGAAAAGCATGAGGCCTGTTCTTGCTAA